One segment of Gemmatimonadota bacterium DNA contains the following:
- a CDS encoding GWxTD domain-containing protein, whose product MIDSALLLMTAALQGAVGCLPCEQSQQLIAKGDTAGAMAVLRQAATNEAPAAVWGEYGMLLAQTAPLNPLDYKQRREAKHALERALDEDYKNPRWLFGFSLLMRKRGSIGDAKRVLGRAVGEVEDESRDLAAEDRARIYLEHARAMEEYVTDYDGYLPINRFIPRNSPSCNMRGLFCLNFARPKRFHERLFQFDPPDMMRDEAEEMWSSFGKAFELHPANGQAAAGLLGQLARERRWEEFREVAERHTAFSDTSGWAHIWKGAAHFRAGDPVAAERFFKAGIARLQPSEREVLNDLTDIVLKDIAELMEGMDWDELGKVRRHILAISDPMRMTRENERALEHWTRVALAELWFGNPLSGSRGYTTEPGQIMIRYGRPRWVRQIAGTTINPRSGRTIFWTYTKDQPSFIFEKNLGWRRMRHAFSSYSREHANDLKNSVPSVFRPTWLKDLPHQVVRFKGDRAAASVEVFFHLPDGGRDADFDGMAGVYILPLRVGDSEHRTEREVQMGPGTRQVVFRLPMRPGTYPYSVEVMSDDREVVAVDRGSVVVGVFGDWLSTSDLLIATEIEAHKPVVETRADLSITASPDLSFGAGDPIGVYFEVYGLGEANDASRYRVEVELEGRRGLVGSIVSSLGRLLPGAGDDPTKLSWEREVPAGSDKIPEWFTLQIPDADTGSYQLQVTITDLVERTSYAARREIRIR is encoded by the coding sequence ATGATCGACTCCGCCCTCCTCCTCATGACGGCGGCGCTACAGGGCGCCGTCGGCTGTCTCCCGTGCGAACAATCTCAACAGCTCATCGCCAAGGGCGATACCGCCGGGGCGATGGCCGTCCTGCGGCAGGCGGCAACGAATGAAGCGCCGGCGGCGGTCTGGGGCGAGTACGGTATGCTCCTGGCCCAAACCGCGCCGCTGAATCCGCTCGACTACAAGCAGCGGCGAGAGGCCAAGCACGCCCTCGAGCGTGCGCTCGACGAGGACTACAAGAATCCCCGTTGGCTGTTCGGATTTTCGCTGCTGATGCGCAAGCGCGGGAGCATTGGTGACGCCAAGCGGGTCCTCGGCCGGGCGGTGGGCGAGGTCGAAGATGAGAGCCGGGATCTGGCCGCAGAGGACAGGGCGAGGATATACCTGGAGCACGCGCGGGCGATGGAGGAGTACGTTACGGACTACGACGGCTATCTCCCCATCAACCGCTTCATCCCGCGCAACTCCCCTTCGTGCAACATGCGCGGCCTCTTCTGCCTGAACTTCGCCCGCCCGAAGCGTTTCCACGAAAGGCTCTTCCAGTTCGATCCGCCGGACATGATGCGCGACGAGGCCGAAGAGATGTGGTCGAGCTTCGGCAAGGCGTTCGAGCTGCACCCGGCCAACGGTCAAGCCGCCGCGGGCCTGCTGGGCCAGCTGGCACGCGAGCGTCGTTGGGAGGAGTTTCGCGAAGTTGCGGAGCGGCATACTGCGTTCAGTGATACGTCGGGGTGGGCGCACATCTGGAAGGGCGCCGCCCATTTCCGTGCGGGCGATCCGGTCGCAGCTGAGCGCTTCTTCAAGGCCGGCATAGCGCGCCTGCAGCCGTCCGAGCGGGAGGTGTTGAACGACCTGACGGACATCGTTCTCAAGGACATCGCCGAACTGATGGAGGGCATGGACTGGGACGAGCTCGGCAAGGTCCGGCGACACATCCTTGCGATCTCGGACCCCATGCGCATGACGCGGGAGAACGAGCGCGCCCTGGAGCACTGGACGAGGGTGGCGCTCGCCGAGTTGTGGTTCGGCAATCCGCTGTCGGGTAGCCGCGGCTACACCACCGAGCCGGGGCAGATCATGATTCGCTACGGGCGGCCGCGTTGGGTGCGCCAGATAGCCGGCACGACCATCAATCCTCGCTCCGGTCGGACGATCTTCTGGACCTACACCAAGGACCAGCCGAGCTTCATCTTCGAGAAGAACCTGGGTTGGCGGCGCATGCGCCACGCGTTCAGCAGCTACAGCCGTGAGCACGCCAACGACCTGAAGAACTCCGTGCCGAGCGTGTTCCGGCCGACCTGGCTGAAGGACCTTCCGCACCAGGTGGTGCGCTTCAAGGGTGACCGCGCCGCGGCGAGCGTGGAGGTCTTCTTCCACCTCCCGGACGGCGGCCGCGATGCCGATTTCGACGGCATGGCGGGAGTGTACATTCTCCCGCTGAGGGTCGGGGACTCCGAACACAGAACCGAGCGCGAAGTGCAGATGGGTCCGGGGACCCGCCAGGTGGTCTTCCGGCTGCCGATGCGTCCCGGTACCTATCCCTACAGCGTGGAAGTCATGTCGGACGACCGCGAGGTTGTGGCCGTCGACCGAGGCAGCGTGGTGGTCGGTGTCTTCGGCGATTGGTTGTCGACATCCGACCTGCTGATCGCGACCGAGATCGAGGCCCACAAACCGGTCGTGGAGACGCGCGCGGACCTTTCGATCACGGCCTCGCCGGACCTGAGCTTCGGGGCGGGGGACCCGATCGGCGTCTACTTCGAGGTGTACGGCCTGGGTGAGGCGAACGACGCATCCCGGTATCGGGTCGAGGTGGAGCTCGAGGGGCGGCGCGGCCTGGTCGGGAGCATAGTGAGTTCGCTCGGACGACTTCTTCCGGGCGCGGGAGACGATCCCACGAAGCTCTCGTGGGAGCGCGAGGTGCCGGCCGGCAGCG